One genomic region from Sciurus carolinensis chromosome 2, mSciCar1.2, whole genome shotgun sequence encodes:
- the Ell3 gene encoding RNA polymerase II elongation factor ELL3, translating into MEGSQEPLNGKLRLCFSPAARTTLLLLRLNNAALRALQDCQRQQVRPVIAFQGQRGYLRLPGPGWSCVFSFIVSQCGQEGAGGGLDLVCQRLGRSGPNCLHCLGPLRERLTIWAAMDSIPAPSTVQEHNLTEDARDPENWQTTRDYFEVDVVSQPQVVLEEVSDPLASNQGQSLPGSSREHIAQWEVRKQTHLPNRELLDQALPSSISQKRLDKKRPASEATEELEEKRLRALPLAPSPLQELSSQDLQEEEDWEQDKDEDTEPRLEHSPLVQADSESLSLEEVPDYLLQYRVIHSAEQQQAYEQDFETDYAEYRILHARVGAASQRFIELGAEIKRVQQGTPEHRVLEDKIVQEYKKFRKRYPSYREEKRRCEYLHQKLSHIKGLILEFEEKNRGS; encoded by the exons ATGGAGGGATCTCAGGAACCTCTGAATGGGAAACTTCGGCTTTGCTTCTCTCCTGCTGCCCGGACCACCCTCTTACTGCTCAGGCTCAACAATGCTGCGCTGCGGGCACTGCAAGATTGTCAGCGGCAACAG GTACGGCCAGTGATTGCTTTCCAAGGCCAGCGAGGG tatctgaggctcccaggccctggTTGGTCCTGCGTCTtctctttcatagtgtcccagtgtGGCCAGGAGGGCGCAGGCGGTGGCTTGGACCTCGTGTGCCAACGCTTAGGCAG ATCTGGGCCTAACTGCCTCCATTGCCTGGGCCCGCTCAGGGAGCGCCTCACTATTTGGGCAGCTATGGATTCTATCCCAGCCCCATCAACGGTTCAGGAACACAACCTAACTGAAGATGCCAGAGATCCTGAGAATTGGCAGACCACAAGAGACTATTTTGAAGTAGATGTAGTGTCACAGCCACAGGTGGTGCTAGAAGAG GTGTCAGATCCACTGGCAAGCAACCAAGGACAGTCACTGCCAGGATCCTCAAGGGAGCACATAGCACAGTGGGAAGTGAG GAAGCAGACCCATCTTCCAAACAGAGAGTTGTTGGATCAGGCGTTGCCTTCCTCTATTAGTCAGAAACGTCTGGACAAG AAACGTCCAGCATCAGAAGCTACTGAAGAGTTAGAAGAAAAGAGGCTCAGAGCTCTGCCTCTAGCTCCAAGTCCCCTCCAAGAGCTGTCCAGTCAGGATTTACAAGAGGAAGAAGACTGGGAGCAAGATAAAGATGAGGACACAGAGCCTAGGTTGGAGCACAGTCCCTTAGTTCAAGCAG ACTCTGAATCCCTAAGCCTTGAAGAGGTGCCAGATTACCTCCT GCAATACAGGGTCATCCACAGTGCAGAGCAGCAACAGGCCTATGAGCAGGACTTTGAGACAGATTATGCTGAATACCGTATCCTCCATGCCCGTGTTGGGGCTGCAAGCCAAAGGTTCATAGAGCTGGGAGCAGAGATCAAGAGAGTTCAGCAAGGAACTCCAGAACACAGG GTGCTGGAAGATAAGATAGTCCAGGAGTATAAAAAGTTCAGAAAG CGGTACCCAAGTTACAGAGAAGAGAAGCGTCGTTGTGAGTACCTGCATCAGAAATTGTCCCACATTAAAGGTCTCATCCTGGAGTTTGAGGAAAAGAACAGGGGCAGCTGA